The Microtus pennsylvanicus isolate mMicPen1 chromosome 14, mMicPen1.hap1, whole genome shotgun sequence DNA window AGGGCAACGTTCAAGGAGCAAGAATATCCTTATAGTTCCAGGTTAGGGAACAGGGagccagagaggaggagagagcagagggagaccGAAAggtggagcttttttttttttttttttttttttttttggttttttgagacagggtttctctgtggctttggagcctgtcctggaactagctctgtagaccaggctggtcttgaactcacagagatccgcctgcctctgcctcccgagtgctgggattaaaggcgtgcgccatcatcgcccAGCTAAGGTGGAGCTTTTTATCAAGTGGCCTCTCCAGAAAAAACCATCAGCCATTGCTGGGGGTCAAAGCCTGGTTTACCACCTCTCAACACGGTTGCACTGGGGACTGGAGTCCAATGCATGAGCCCAAGGGACAAGTTCAAGCCATGGCAGTGACCTTGGGAAAAAGGCAAGTTGCTGAGGGTAGGGACTGTTTGGTGCTGTGATGGAGAATGTTACAAAGTTGTCTGCCACCTAAGAGCCACAAGGCAGGGAATGGGTCTAGGTGACAGGGTAGCTGTTGGCTTTCAGACATCAGCTATCTGCTTCTtgtccctctcctctctggtgaCTTACTGTGAGgctcaggatggccttaaactaaAGGCCAATCTGCCCACCCAACTTTCAGAGCTACCAGCTTCTTGTGTCTCTCGTCCCTGAGGTCTTTCCACAAGACTTGGCATGGCCTTGaactgaaagacctggataaatccagacccctccagcagaaaaaaatagagccaaaaatctaagcagggagagaagaatcaaaaatctggATTAGCTGGTTCAGCGagtctgtttcaggaactagctgaagataaagttagatcataatcttgagaaacagggagttacccccttgtgattatcactggtattttcggaattttatggtttcttcccttaaatactcctcccagctacttggggtcAACTCTCTACCCCTatgtgggaaatgagttttggcccccacgcactggttcctgtcctgtcaataaaccttgtatgattgcagcaaggacagtctctcgtgagttcctggggggtcaTGCTATCCTGAGACTTGAGAGTCTCCCCGCTCCAGAGGTCTTTCAGAACTAATGGCAACCCACCTCTCCCAGCCGGTTAAATGCTAGTTATGTGTCTCTACATCGTCCTACCCAGTTCACTGCCTCTCAGGGAGCCggtactattattattatttgttttttcgagacagggtttctctgtagctttggagccagtatTATTTTTGTGTTATGCCTAAACTAACAAGCAAAATAACTTTGCAGCTCTACCTGCACCCCAGGTCTGCAGCCTACATTCATGCTCCTGTCTCAGCAGATAAGGCCCACAGGACTAGCTGTGGCCCCTGACCTCAGCCTCCCCTCCTGCTCTCTAGCACAGGTTCCTTCTGAATACTCTTCTGGAAGGTTCCTTTCGGCAAACCACCTGGACATTTTGGCTAAGTCCCTGTGCACACAATGCTTCTGAGCGGTGGAGAAGTGGGATCAGGCTGGACTTAGAGTCCTCAGGGAACCCCAGCTAggagaggaagtcagaggacaacatggagTCCCAGAAGCCAAGTACCCCAAGCCTAGTGCACCCTGGCTTCTCCCTCCTGGCCATGCCTGGGGACTGCCATGGGTCTCCTAGGAGTTGGTTTAGTCTACAAGGTGACACTGTCTTGAGGTGGTAAGGGGTCCTGGATCACAGCTGGCAGCCTGGTGTAAACATGTTTTGTGGTCTCGGTTACAAAGATGCCCACATACCAAGCTGTCTGTCCTCTCTTGGGACTGTTTGTCTGGCCTTCTGGGGTATAGGGTTACAGGATGCCCCCCAAAGTGCGCACGTGTGTATGAAAGTGGGTGTGCCTGGGGTTCTGGGCAGATGCCTGCTTGGGTTTGCTCAGAGAACCCAGGTGAGACAGACTTCAGCCTAGTTAAATCCCTCAGCCCCTGCCTTAGCAGGGCCACGACTGTCAGGGAGGAACACAGGCGCCAAGATGGGGCTGCTAAGACATtctgggagaagacagaagagcCTGTGGATGGAATTTGGGACTTCTTCACCAGGAAGGTCCTGGCCTCGGATAATGTGGGGGTAAGGAGATCCAAGGCCTAGGTGTAACAGTTAGTGCTTTTGGAATGGACTTTGAGCTCCTAAACCTCCCAAAGTCAGGACCTCAAGCTTCAGGGTCCTTTGTGGGAAGGCTAGGTAGCCTGCCCAGTTCCTCCTGAGTGAAAAACAGCCTAAAATGCCAGCTTCGTTTCCAGAAAACGACTCTTGCTTCAGATGAAGAGCAAAGACAGCCACATTCGATGCATGGTAGGGAGCACATTCCTGTTGCTAAATACTTGAACCTCACAAACCCAGCTCCAGGCGACTGCCCGGACTCGCCCCGCCCCCTTCATGCCCCGCCCTCCAAGCTCCGCCCCGTCCCCGGCCTCTCTCACCCTCCACCCCCGCGCCCCTAAGTTTCTCCGAAGTTTTCCGCGGGCCCCGCTGAGCGCCCCGCCCCTTGGCCCGTGACGCAACAATGGTGCAGCGCAGCGGCCAATGGGTTGCGGCGGGGGCCGGCAGCCTGAGCCAATGGAGGCGGCGGCCTGTCCCGCGGTGTTGCCCGGCCCCGGCCGCACTGCGCCGCCCGCCGCCCGCCTCTGGGCCGCACAGGCACCAGCACCCGGAGACCCAGTCGCGGTGAATCAGAGCGCGGCgggcgcgggcggcggcggctctCTCCACGTCCGGCATCGTGGGATCTCCGTCTGCTCGCCGGTGCACGGACGGCGCGCTCCGACTCGCCGCAGGGACAGGGTCGCGCGGCTTGGTGAGTCGCCTGTCCCGGGCGTCCCCGCGCGCAGGTGCAGCCCCGATCCTGGCCATTGTCCAGCAGACACTCGGGCGCGCCCCGGAGCCGCCACGGTCGAGGTCGGTCGGTACTTGCCGGGAAGGGTCAGGGAGGATCTGGCCGGCGGCCCAACCTCCAGTCACGGAGCCGCGGCCGTGACTCTGCCCAGTGACGTGGGGCGGCCGAACTTTACGTAACCCACCCTGCACCCCACGCGTGCCCACACAGTATACCTGGGGCGCGGGGGCCCAGGCTCGGGAAGGCGCTGCAGTCATGGCATCGCCCCAGAGGGGCGGCTGCCGCAGCCCACTCCCTAGTGCCCACCTCTGCAACCCAATTACCACGAATGGTCGTGATACACAGTGTGTGGACAAGGCCCACTCGCCGTCCCGTGTCCCTTGTGACCTAGGGCTTTACCCTTGCCCGAGGTGGCAGGGCACTTGGGCCGGGCTAGGTTGGTGGCCAGGGGCTGAGGCGGGGTTTAAGcctgggtctgcagtgtctggaACGCAGGAGACCTAAACTCTTATCCTGGCCCAGCCTGACTTGGTGACTGACCTTGGACTAGCTTGTCCTCTGTTGAAAATGGGGTGGCAGTACTGGCCTCATGTGAATGGACCCGGCGTGAACTGCAGATAGTAAATGCTCCGATCCCTCTGTTGACttcatctttcctcttctcccaggCGCTCATTCCTATGGGCAGCAAAAGTGTTTGTGGTTGAAGGACCAGAGCCACTCCCCTACTCGGGCTGCTCGGCGCACTGGCCACCACCGGCCACCACTTTTTTGCTGGTGAGGAAGCTGGGGTCTGGTGCGGCAAAGTGAAAAACCACATCTGTAGAACCCAGGGCCGCCTGCAGGAACCGGGTAGGTCTGTGTGAATGAACAGTTACATCCATGACCTTCTTGGAAAGAAGCTCTCAAGGGTACTCTGCTGGGGGCCAGGGTAGAAGTGGACTTGGGGATAGGTTTGAGGCTGGTTGAGTTGGGCTCCGCTGCTTGTGCTATGGGCATGAGTCTTGGGTGTCACATGGATTCCTCTTTATTTGCAGCTGGCGGGACCTGGCTCAGCTGTGAGCAGGCACTCTTCCTGAAGGTCCCAGAGCTGCAGAGGGTTGGGAGACTTGAAGGCTCCGGCAGGTCCAGCCTTTTCTAGCAGAAACTAGAGAGACGGGGTGCAGACGTCAAAATTCAAGCATGACTCTGGACCTAGGAGAGAACAGAGCTGGGGGCAGTGACTAGTAGAGGCGAGGCTGGTGATAGGAAAAGGGGCTCTTGACAGAGGCGTCAAAGACTTGAGGGTGGGTGCCATTTCTCAGGCTGAGGGAGTTGTGACCAAGGCTTCACTTGGCTCCTTCGCCCCACAGGTTGGTCTGGGTGGTGTGACCCATGCCTTAAGGCCAGGAGACTCCCAGAGACCAGCATGCCATGGGACGCCAGGCCAGGACGCAGTGCCAATGGCGCGCCCGAGGGCGCGGGCTCAGCTCGTTTGCGGGTGCAGAAGCAGTGCAGGAAGTCGTCCTTCGCCTTTTACCAGGCAGTGCGCGACCTGCTGCCGGTGTGGCTACTCGAGGACATGCGTGCCAGCGAGGCCTTCCACTGGGACGAGCGCGGGCGCGCCACCGCCTATTCGCCGTCGGAGGCCCTGCTGTACGCGCTCGTGCACGACCACCAAGCCTATGCTCACTACCTGCTGGCCACCTTCCCCCGGCGCGCCCTCGCTCCACCTAGTGCGGGTTTCCGCTGTTGCAACGCACCGGGACCGCATGTGGCGCTGGCGGTGCGCTACAACCGTGTGGGCATCCTGCGGCGCATCCTGCGAACTGTGCGGGATTTCCCACTCGAAGAACGCATGCGCCTTCTGGACCGACGTGGATGCAGCCGTGTGGAGGGTGGTGGCACGTCGCTGCATGTGGCCTGTGAGCTTGCGCGCCCCGAGTGCCTCTTTCTGCTGCTTGGCCATGGAGCTTCTCCAGGCCTGCAAGACGGTGGTGGCTTTACACCATTGGAGCTGCTGCTGCGCCAGCTGGGCCGGGACGCCAGCTCAGTCCCTACTGCTGCTGAGGCCGCCTCTGCCACCGTCAACGCTGCCACCTCCAGCACCACTCCGCCTGGGGAGCTATGTCAGCGCCGCCTGCTGCTGCTTGACCTGCTGGCACTGTACACCACGGGGGGTGCTGCGGGCCCAGCTCGACGTGAGCTGTTGGGAGACCGGCTACGCTGGCAGAGGCTGCTGGGTGAGGACAAGTTCCAGTGGCTAGCAGGGCTGGCGCCACCCTCCCTCTTTGTGCGAGCTATGCAGGTGCTGGTCACCACCATCTCACCCGGCCGCTTCCCCGAGGCCTTGGATGAGCTGCCTCTACCACCCTTTTTGCAGCCATTGGACCTCACAGGCAAAACCTAGACTCAGGGGCACCCTTGGCACTGTATTTGGGGACAGAAGTATTTTTGAGAGTATTGTACCCAGCACTTTACATATATGGATCTCTGTACAGAAGAACCTGCCTAGTCTATCGCATGCATTTTGGCTAGGGCTGCCAAGTCAGGCAGGCTCTTAAGAGAGCCTTGGCTCTTCACACTCCTGCTCAAGTGCACTGGCTCCCTGCTCAGCTAAGGATATGGGTGAGGACCTAGAGTCCAGGGGAGGTGACAGCTGACCCAAACAGGAGAGGAGCGGGGACAGAGGGTGGGGACTGACACGACTGAGCAAGAGGACAGAATGTGCTGAGGCTTGTGCAGTACTGACCTGCCCTGTGCTGTCAGCCTCATGAATGGCCCTTGGAGTTGGACTTGATTCTGTGTCCAGGACGAGCAGGGCTGAGCAGGCAGCTGTGACAGGAGTGGAGAGTAGgagccaggccctgtgtgtgtttgtagtatCTCACTCTGAATCATAGGTTTCCCCACCCCGGCCTGGGATTGGCCGTGTCATCCCCTTTTGCCCTCAGGATTGGCAAGTGCTCACCCTGGGCCTCTGAGCTCAGCTCTGGCACTGCACCTGCTCCACCATGGGCTGAggttcccagcattctgtcccaTCAGGACCAGGAGTGCCTTCCAGGCCTCCTTCCCAGCCCCAGGGATGGGCTCCTCCCCCTCTCGCAGTGGATGTCGTGGTGCTTATGGGGCTCAGGGCTGGTTGTCGTCACCCTAGGCGAGCTTCTTGGCaggcctggagagctggctttTGCTGGGAACTTGTGAAGATTGGGGGCTTGTTATGAATGCACCATCATCTTTCAGGACTGGGGAGGAGGGCCGGATCACCCTGACCAGGGATTTCGCTGGACTGTGAAATTCAACCTCTGTGGCGTGGGCTTGTGGGCCATGATGTGCTGCCGGGAGTAGAAGCCAGCAGTCCGCTGTATTGGCCAGCCTGGCTGGGGCACCTGCTGCTCAGTGCTCCTGAGTACAGCATGCTTGGGGGTGGGAAAGTCCGGGGTACTGGGCcacaggagggagggtggggagagcCTGGCGAGCGGGAAGGGCCCTAGACCTTGCTGCCTCTGTTCTGGGCCCTACTATTACTGCCAAGGGATTTCAGGTCATTTCTCAGGCCTAAAAATGTGACACACACCCTATTAATTCCAGAAAGTGGAGTAAGAAGTTACCAGCAGGTACTGATCCTACATATAGATCGGAAGCTCTGCTTCTGCCTAACTTGCTTCTCTAAGCCCTGGCAGTTGTGGGTGATAGATGCTAATGTCTTCCCCAACTCCAGGTTTGGTCCATTCACGGTTAGTCCCCCTGGACTTCTGGGAGGTTACAGGTCCAGATTAAGGATGTCATTgatagccaggctgtggtggcgcatgcctttaatcccagcagaggcaggcatatctctgagttcgagactggcctggtctacagagctagttccaggacaggctccaaagccacagagaaaccctgtctcggaaaaaaaaaaagcatgtcatTGATGGTAGTGTTTCCTTATTTACAGGACGGGAACAATGGCTTGCAGTAGCTCCTGGGGGAGCCTAGAAAGTTGGGCCCCCGTTGAGAATGTTGACTTGCCCTTGTGTCTTCTTAGCCCAGTGCCCTTTGGGGTCTGCTGGTGAGGGCTAGGTGCACCTGTCTCCTTCAGGTAGACAGACTGCTGCTTTGTTGATGGCCTCTCCTGAGCTGCCTGACCTGGAGGAGGGGCAGTGCACTATTTAGGCCTTGTGGTGGCATCAGGGAAGATGCAGGGTGGAACCTTGTGGGAGGAATTGGCACCATAGGGCTTGGCTCATGGTGACAAGCACATAGGTGTCATGGTAGTCACCATTGCTGATTGGGCCCCAGCTCCTGTGCGTTGGGTGGGTACAAAGACAAAGACTCACTTGGGACACTGATTTGGTGGGGCCTCACTACTGGGACGGGTGGAGAAGCCTCACCAGCCTCCTCAGAGGAAGGCCTGGTTCCTGTTCCAGATCTGTCACAACTGCACTTCGGGAAgcaggcctggagaggtggtaccTCTCTGATAAGCACAGCCTCACTTATCATCGGGTGGTAGTTTCTGAGAGCGGAAGGGTGGGTGGCCCCAGCGTGTGTGGCTTATCTGTCCCCTAGgctccccagccccaggaaggGCCACCTTGTTGGGTGTTGCCATCCAGGCCATGAGCTTGCGCTACTGAGCAGATCTGGAGGGGGCTATGCCAGGCTCTGTGCTGACATCCACTACCAGCTAGTAGGAGGTGATCACGTCTGTTCTTCCCTTGCTTTATTTGCTCGCTTCATGAATTTCACCTTTCACCAATGTATCCTGCCCCCAGGAGATCTGTACCACACCCCAGTTAGAGAATTCAGGAGCTAGATTATCTGGCCTCTGATGCCTCTTTGGAAGGACAGAAACTGAGCCACAGTGAGGCTCATTACTCAGTGCCTCCCCTGGACTTGGAGGGCCTGCCCTGGTGCTGTGGCCTGCTGCCGCCTCCACCCTTGGCTTGTGTCACTTTCCACACCGACTCCATCTGCTTTAACCGTGGCTTTGTTTCTGTGCTACTCGCAGCATGGGCGGTAGGTCCGTACATGACTTCAAACCCTTTACAGACAAGGTGGCTCcccaggaggcaggaaggaagcacATAGGCTGGACCAACTGCAGACCACCACAGTAGTGCTtggctgtgatcccagcacagaggATCAAGAGTTAATAGCCAAGGGCTGGAGGGGCTCAGTGCGTAAGAGCTCTTCcagacccatgttcaattccctgcacccacatacaGCTTAAACAGTCTGTAACtatctccaggggatctgatgccctcttctgacctcaccttagacaccaggcacacatgtggtgcacacctgtgatcccagcactcaccgggtggaggcagagttcaaggttatccttggctatgtCTCCAGTTTGAAATCAGCTTTAGTTaggtgagactgtctcaaaagattatcaaggtcagcctaggctacataatgagttctaggctacTCCTGCCCCTCTGTTTCAAAAAAGTAAACATCAGTAATTGGTACTGGTGCCACACCCCACCCTTTGATGACTGGCTCTGACTATAAAAACTTGAGATTTGACTTCTGCATGATAAAACACAAAGGCATCAATTTGTAACTTGATGAGTTATGACTAATGTCTGCACAGATGTAACCACTGTCCCAGTCAAGGGGGAAGTGGAAATTTCTACCTCCAGTGAAATCTAGACATTTAATTTTTcctgtgggtaaaggtgcttgcccccCAAGCCTGGAATCCTGAGTTAATCCCTGGAACCTGTGTGAAGGGAAAGGACGCAGGACTGACTCCACAATGTTGCTGACTTGTGTTagcatgcacatccacacacacagcacaaaacaTACAAATGAACAGTGGGATTGTGGGGGAAGTCCATGCCTGAGCATGGCTAGGCTTCTGTGGAGACACACTTGTCACACTGCTCACTGCTAGCTGCCTGCCCAAGCAGCTTGCTGTTTTCTTACAGAGGTTTTTTTTCTGGGGGTGTGGTAGGGTGAAGGACAATGCTGGGGAGGTGGAACCATACTATGCCAAGTGTTCCACACTGAACCATCCCCCCTACCCCACAACTCAGTATTTTTAAGATCATCATGGTAGGGGCTGTAgaaatagttaagagcactggctgttcttccaaaggactggggttcaatgcccagcacccacatggcagctcacaccttctgtaactccagttccaggggacctggcactctcacacagaaatacatgcaggcaaaacaccaatgcacataaaaacaaatcattaaaaaagtCACCATGGTATAAGCATTTCCCAGTATTTTatgaaaaggattttaaaaacgTGTGTGGTGTTGATTTTGTGGTATTTGACTCAAGTACTGTTAATACTGAAAAATTAAGAGAATTGAGtttctaaaatgtaaattttatttagttttgaaataaataatacatttacaTGGTTCAACATTCAAAGGATAAAAAAGACACTGGCCAGCTGCTTGTCCCAAGTGAGAACTTGTCTCTGCCCCTCCTGAAGGGCGAGGCACAAGAAGCACCCCCACcacagtgtcctcctctctctgcaAACCACGCTGTACTGACAGGTTAGAAGTTTCACCGTGAGATGCCCTGCTGGCATACATCCTGTGGCCTTACAGGCCTGTGTTCAAGTTCACAGACAGTGTCaccttctctgttttattattcgTTGACATTCTGAGTACTGAACCTGGGGCAGCAGCGTGCAGGCCAGGGCTATAGACACACGTCCCAGCTGATGGTTCTCGACAGCTCAGAGGAGGCCAAAGTGAGGCTTTTGGTTCCAAGACCCTTCAGAGGCTTTCCCAGAAATGTTTGTGCCTACGGGTTAAGACAAGTTCCTGCAGTAAACATTCAACATGGGGACCACACTGTGGCGATCATGTCCCTTTTTAAGTttagtgtttttgagacaggctcttactgTGTGGTCCAGGATGGTCTGGAAGCTGTGGCAGTCTTGACAACTGCCTAAGTGCCGGAATGCAGGCACGCTCTGGGTCCCTGTAGGGTTTCTGGTCTGTGCTGTGGTGTGCACGCTCAGTTCATCACTactaagccacatctccagccccacatgGATTTCTGACTTACAGGTTCTACACTTTGATATGTAAAGATCTCCATATGGGTTTCTTGTGGTTGTCCCAGCATTTGGGTGTACAAAGCACTTGCCCTccggaaggcaaaggcaggtttCCCGTGCTAAGTGGAAACAGTAGGCACAGCAGCTGTGCGAGCCCAGCCATGCTGGCATCAGCACAGGTCAGCAGATTCGCCAAGCTAGGTCCTGGCCCATGTTCACCGTGTGATTGTGAATAAGGTACCCAGCCTCTCTAAGACTCACTGGCTAACCATGCTCTCCTTCCTGGGAGGGGACAAGCTAGGAGACTTGAGCAGTAAATCGGGGTCTATGTGGGCACTACCATGATTTTAAGAATTCCCCTGTCTAATAGAGAAATCCCAGTGGGGATTCTCAAAGTCTCAAAGACTTCATTGCATGGAGTCTGACATCTTAGCAGgacatggtggagcacacctgtcatcccagaactgaaaggtggaggcaggaggattagaaaaaGCAATCTGTGGCTAGCTAAAcagtgaattggaggccagcctgggtctcataaaactgtctcaaaacaacaacaaaaggctgaTGTCCAAGGACAGCCCTTCGTTCTGCCTTCTTTGGGGGCATTCTCTCTAGGGTTGCCAGTGGGTGTGTCCATCTGTGGAATAGCCACTGCCCACTATACCACCCCGGGGAAGCTGGCTCAACACCATCCAGGTTCTGAGACCAGGCAGAGGGGCCCTGCTGCAGTGTGGCTGGGCTGGGCTTCTGCAGGCCTCCTCGCTCAGTCACTATACTCAACATTTGAGAAACGTCTAAGATTCTGCATGATCTCAAagcacaacacaacaaaacaaaaccaaaaagaaaatcatagccgggcggtggtggcgcacacctttaatcccagcactcgggaggcagaggcaggcggatctctgggagttcgaggccagcctggtctacagagctagttccaggactggcaccacagctacagagaaaccctgtctcgaaaaacaaaacaaaacaaaaaacatcataGAAAGCACAGAAGCTCAAAGTAGTTTAAAAGTGTCTGTTTAACTTGGATTTAATTGCACTATTGTCCCGTGGGTTTAGGGGGCTGCTGCCATTGTGAGGGGCCAGGCAAGGCACACTGTTCACAGAAGAGGTGCAGCTCAGGTGGGGCTGCCTCCGCTGTCAACAAAGTCTATAACTAAGTGCAACCAGGGCTCTCAGCAGCTCGTCACTGCTCAGACCTGGGAGCCTC harbors:
- the Ankrd9 gene encoding ankyrin repeat domain-containing protein 9; amino-acid sequence: MPWDARPGRSANGAPEGAGSARLRVQKQCRKSSFAFYQAVRDLLPVWLLEDMRASEAFHWDERGRATAYSPSEALLYALVHDHQAYAHYLLATFPRRALAPPSAGFRCCNAPGPHVALAVRYNRVGILRRILRTVRDFPLEERMRLLDRRGCSRVEGGGTSLHVACELARPECLFLLLGHGASPGLQDGGGFTPLELLLRQLGRDASSVPTAAEAASATVNAATSSTTPPGELCQRRLLLLDLLALYTTGGAAGPARRELLGDRLRWQRLLGEDKFQWLAGLAPPSLFVRAMQVLVTTISPGRFPEALDELPLPPFLQPLDLTGKT